In one Bradyrhizobium cosmicum genomic region, the following are encoded:
- the ccmE gene encoding cytochrome c maturation protein CcmE, which translates to MTRKQRRMTIIGGSLAVLALAAALVLNALRDSIVFFSTPTMVAEKHVEPGKRFRLGGLVQPGSLHRGDNLAVTFEVADGGAKLPVAYKGILPDLFREGQGVVAEGALDANGVFKADTVLAKHDETYMPKDVADALKKQGHWKDDYGAKASDSVKPAATTAQGNSQGAVR; encoded by the coding sequence ATGACGCGCAAGCAGCGACGGATGACCATCATCGGCGGCTCGCTCGCCGTGCTCGCCCTCGCGGCCGCGCTGGTGCTCAACGCGCTTAGGGATTCGATCGTGTTCTTCTCGACCCCGACCATGGTCGCCGAGAAGCACGTCGAACCGGGCAAACGATTTCGCCTCGGCGGGCTGGTGCAGCCCGGCTCGCTCCACCGCGGCGACAATCTTGCGGTGACATTCGAGGTCGCCGATGGCGGCGCAAAGCTGCCCGTCGCCTACAAGGGCATCCTGCCGGATCTGTTCCGCGAAGGGCAGGGCGTGGTCGCCGAAGGCGCGCTCGACGCTAACGGCGTGTTCAAGGCCGATACCGTGCTCGCCAAGCATGACGAGACCTACATGCCCAAGGACGTCGCCGACGCCCTGAAGAAGCAGGGGCACTGGAAGGACGACTACGGCGCCAAAGCTTCCGATAGTGTCAAGCCGGCGGCAACGACGGCGCAGGGCAATTCGCAGGGAGCAGTGCGGTGA
- the ccmI gene encoding c-type cytochrome biogenesis protein CcmI: MTLWFVFALMTVAAIFAVLLPLGRSGRAQKQGSEVAVYKDQLAEVERDLAAGLIAAPEAEAARVEISRRLLAAAGTEAAQTPTSSLKWRRAAAVLALAGLPLVAVGVYMPLGSPRLQDFPLAQRERGSGSGMAQSLENLVVQVEQHLEKNPTDGRGWNVLAPVLQRLGRFDDAVRAYRNSLTYNGESAERRSDLGEAIAAAANGVVTAEAKGEFERAHALNADDPKANYFLGLAAEQDGRKDDAANIWRALLAKAPEDAPWRSLVQSSLARVGGGTMPALSDETLAASRDMNEGDRNAMVRGMVERLATRLKQNGDDVEGWLRLVRAYLVMGDRDKAVGASGDARQAVANDAARLRQLNEGLKTLGLDG; encoded by the coding sequence ATGACGCTATGGTTCGTGTTCGCGCTGATGACGGTCGCGGCGATTTTTGCCGTGCTCTTGCCGCTCGGCCGCAGCGGACGCGCGCAAAAGCAGGGCAGCGAGGTTGCGGTCTACAAGGACCAACTGGCCGAGGTCGAGCGTGATCTCGCCGCCGGGTTGATCGCCGCGCCCGAAGCCGAGGCCGCGCGCGTCGAGATCAGCCGCAGGCTGCTTGCCGCAGCCGGCACAGAGGCCGCGCAAACGCCGACGTCGAGCCTCAAATGGCGCCGTGCGGCGGCTGTGCTGGCGCTCGCAGGCCTGCCGCTCGTTGCGGTCGGTGTCTACATGCCGCTTGGCTCGCCCAGGCTTCAGGACTTTCCGCTAGCGCAGCGGGAGCGCGGATCAGGATCGGGCATGGCGCAGTCGCTCGAGAACCTCGTCGTGCAGGTCGAGCAACATCTGGAAAAGAATCCGACCGACGGACGCGGCTGGAACGTGCTCGCGCCGGTATTGCAACGGCTCGGCCGCTTCGACGATGCGGTGCGCGCCTATCGCAACTCGCTCACCTACAATGGCGAGAGCGCCGAGCGCCGCTCCGATCTCGGCGAAGCCATCGCAGCCGCCGCAAATGGCGTGGTGACCGCCGAAGCCAAGGGCGAATTCGAGCGTGCACATGCGCTCAACGCCGACGATCCCAAGGCAAACTATTTCCTCGGTCTCGCCGCCGAGCAGGACGGCCGCAAGGACGATGCCGCCAACATCTGGCGCGCGCTGCTGGCGAAGGCGCCGGAGGATGCGCCGTGGCGTTCCCTGGTGCAGTCTTCGCTGGCGCGGGTCGGTGGCGGCACGATGCCGGCGCTGTCGGACGAGACCCTCGCCGCGTCCAGGGACATGAACGAGGGCGATCGCAACGCGATGGTGCGCGGCATGGTCGAGCGCCTCGCCACGCGTCTCAAGCAGAATGGCGACGACGTCGAGGGTTGGCTGCGCCTGGTGCGCGCCTATCTCGTGATGGGCGATCGCGACAAGGCGGTGGGCGCATCGGGCGATGCCCGCCAGGCCGTTGCCAACGACGCCGCGCGGCTGCGCCAACTCAACGAAGGCCTCAAGACGCTCGGGCTCGACGGATGA
- a CDS encoding sensor histidine kinase: MPASSLANRLFLSATAWLVVILAITGVVLSSVYRNATERAFDRRLNLYLRTLIAEVATPDEPPDRQFQSLGEPLFELPLSGWYWQITRTDTEKPEVRSSRSLWDKKLPKLEEQGSELTAAGIRLAYVDGPEGQNLRMVERPVDLGADGKYLVSVAGDDTEIFDETRSFDYYLGGTFTALGIVLLLTTVFQVRFGLAPLKRISESIADIRSGRAERLEGEFPVEIAPLARETNALIDANREIVERARTHVGNLAHAIKTPLSVIVNEAAAHGADPFAAKVMEQADVMRSQLAHHLERARIAARVSVVGTVTEVAPAIEALRRTMEKIHRDRGIMVEANADPSAKFRGERQDLEEMVGNLVDNACKWAATRVFIEVLVEATQHAGAGLRLRIIVDDDGRGLSEAERAQVSRRGQRLDESKPGSGLGLSIVTDLAALYGGSLSLSGAPIGGLRAELVLPGV; the protein is encoded by the coding sequence ATGCCCGCCAGCTCGCTCGCCAATCGCCTGTTCCTGTCGGCGACGGCCTGGCTCGTGGTGATCCTGGCCATTACCGGCGTGGTGCTGTCGTCGGTCTACAGGAATGCCACCGAGCGCGCGTTCGACCGCCGGCTCAATCTCTATCTGCGCACACTCATCGCCGAAGTCGCCACCCCCGACGAGCCACCGGACCGTCAGTTCCAGTCGCTCGGCGAGCCGCTGTTCGAGCTGCCGCTGTCCGGCTGGTACTGGCAGATCACGCGGACCGATACGGAGAAGCCGGAGGTGCGCTCCTCGCGCTCGCTCTGGGACAAGAAGCTGCCGAAGCTGGAGGAGCAGGGCAGCGAGCTCACTGCGGCCGGCATTCGCCTTGCCTATGTCGACGGGCCCGAGGGGCAGAATCTGCGCATGGTCGAGCGTCCCGTCGATCTTGGTGCCGACGGCAAATATCTGGTCAGTGTTGCCGGCGACGACACCGAGATTTTCGACGAGACGCGGAGTTTTGATTACTATCTCGGCGGCACCTTCACCGCGCTCGGCATCGTGCTGCTGCTGACCACGGTGTTCCAGGTCCGCTTCGGCCTTGCGCCGCTCAAGCGCATCTCGGAATCCATCGCCGACATCCGCTCCGGGCGGGCGGAGCGGCTCGAAGGCGAATTCCCGGTCGAGATCGCGCCGCTGGCGCGCGAGACAAATGCGTTGATCGACGCCAATCGCGAGATCGTCGAGCGTGCCCGCACCCATGTCGGCAATCTCGCCCATGCGATCAAGACGCCGCTCTCGGTGATCGTCAACGAGGCCGCCGCCCATGGCGCCGATCCCTTCGCGGCCAAGGTCATGGAGCAGGCGGACGTGATGCGCAGCCAGCTTGCCCATCATCTCGAGCGCGCCCGCATCGCGGCGCGCGTCTCGGTGGTCGGAACCGTGACGGAGGTTGCGCCCGCCATCGAGGCCCTGCGGCGGACCATGGAGAAGATCCACCGTGACCGCGGCATCATGGTCGAGGCGAACGCCGATCCGTCGGCCAAATTCCGCGGCGAGCGGCAGGATCTGGAAGAGATGGTCGGCAATCTCGTCGACAACGCCTGCAAATGGGCGGCCACGCGGGTCTTCATCGAGGTTTTGGTGGAGGCGACGCAGCACGCGGGTGCCGGCCTGCGCCTGCGGATCATCGTCGACGACGACGGGCGCGGCCTGTCGGAGGCGGAACGCGCCCAGGTTTCGCGCCGCGGCCAGCGGCTCGACGAGTCGAAGCCCGGCTCGGGGCTGGGGCTGTCGATCGTGACTGACCTTGCCGCGCTCTATGGCGGCAGCCTCTCGCTCAGTGGCGCGCCGATCGGGGGGCTGCGGGCGGAGCTGGTGCTGCCCGGAGTATAA
- a CDS encoding response regulator transcription factor, producing the protein MRLLVVEDDPDLNRQLTKALSDAGYVVDRAFDGEEGHFLGDNEPYDAVVLDIGLPKKDGISVLEAWRRNGRTMPVLILTARDRWSDKVQGFDAGADDYVAKPFHLEEVLARIRALLRRSTGHAQSELSCGPVTLDTRTGRVSVSGNPVKMTSHEYRLLAYLMHHSGRVVSRTELVEHLYDQDFDRDSNTIEVFVGRIRKKLDVDIIQTVRGLGYLLTPPAAPGA; encoded by the coding sequence GTGCGCCTGCTCGTCGTTGAGGATGACCCCGATCTCAATCGCCAGCTCACCAAGGCGCTGAGCGACGCCGGTTACGTCGTCGATCGCGCCTTCGACGGGGAGGAAGGGCATTTTCTCGGTGACAACGAGCCCTACGATGCCGTGGTGCTCGACATCGGCCTGCCCAAGAAGGATGGCATCTCGGTGCTGGAAGCCTGGCGCCGCAATGGCCGTACCATGCCGGTCCTGATCCTCACCGCGCGCGACCGCTGGAGCGACAAGGTGCAGGGCTTCGATGCCGGCGCCGACGATTACGTCGCCAAGCCGTTCCATCTGGAGGAGGTGCTGGCGCGCATCCGCGCCCTGCTGCGCCGCTCGACCGGCCATGCCCAGAGCGAACTCAGCTGCGGTCCTGTCACGCTCGACACCAGGACCGGGCGGGTCAGTGTCTCCGGCAATCCCGTGAAGATGACCTCGCACGAATATCGGCTTCTGGCCTACCTAATGCATCATTCGGGGCGCGTCGTGTCCCGCACCGAGCTGGTCGAGCATCTCTACGACCAGGATTTCGACCGCGACTCCAATACGATTGAGGTCTTCGTCGGCCGCATCCGCAAGAAGCTCGATGTCGATATCATCCAGACCGTCCGTGGTCTCGGCTATCTGCTGACCCCGCCGGCCGCGCCGGGCGCCTGA
- a CDS encoding Ku protein, protein MAPRANWKGFLRLSLVTCPVALYPATSDTEKVSFNQINRKTGHRIKYLKVDAETGDEVTSEDIVKGYKVDTDTYIEVTKDELDDIALDSTHTIEIDEFVPKTDIDSRYLIRPYYLVPDGKVGHDAFAVIRETIRSMNKVAIGRVVLTNREHIIALEPLESGLMGTLLRYPYEVRSEKEYFDDIQDVKLTKDMLDLAKHIVEKKSGTFEPELFEDHYETALIDLINKKRAGAPIAAKVTPKSSGNVINLMDALKKSLASEKDAAPAAKVAKGKKPKKRVEGQREMLLPIAGKGGKTAAAKEAAPKEASRKADKPVRTAARAKKAG, encoded by the coding sequence ATGGCCCCCCGCGCCAATTGGAAGGGTTTTCTGCGTCTCTCGCTCGTGACCTGCCCGGTCGCGCTGTATCCGGCCACTTCGGATACGGAGAAAGTGTCGTTCAACCAGATCAACCGCAAGACCGGCCACCGGATCAAGTACCTCAAGGTCGACGCCGAGACCGGCGACGAGGTGACCTCCGAGGACATCGTCAAGGGCTACAAGGTCGACACCGACACCTATATCGAAGTCACCAAGGACGAGCTCGACGATATCGCGCTGGACTCGACGCACACGATCGAGATCGACGAATTCGTGCCGAAGACCGACATCGACAGCCGTTACCTGATCCGTCCCTATTATCTCGTACCGGATGGCAAGGTCGGCCACGACGCCTTCGCGGTCATCCGCGAGACCATCCGCAGCATGAACAAGGTCGCGATCGGCCGCGTGGTGCTGACCAACCGCGAGCACATCATCGCGCTGGAGCCGCTGGAGAGCGGCCTGATGGGCACGCTGCTGCGCTATCCCTACGAAGTGCGCAGCGAGAAGGAATATTTCGACGACATCCAGGACGTGAAGCTGACCAAGGACATGCTCGACCTCGCCAAGCATATCGTCGAGAAGAAGTCCGGCACGTTCGAGCCCGAGCTGTTCGAGGACCATTACGAGACGGCGCTGATCGATCTCATCAACAAGAAGCGCGCGGGCGCACCGATCGCAGCCAAGGTGACGCCGAAGAGCAGCGGCAACGTCATCAACCTGATGGACGCGCTGAAGAAGAGCCTCGCGAGCGAGAAGGACGCAGCTCCCGCGGCCAAGGTCGCCAAAGGCAAGAAGCCGAAGAAGCGCGTCGAGGGCCAGCGCGAGATGCTGCTCCCGATCGCAGGCAAGGGCGGCAAGACGGCAGCCGCCAAGGAAGCGGCGCCCAAGGAAGCTTCGAGGAAGGCCGACAAGCCGGTGCGCACCGCGGCACGGGCGAAGAAGGCCGGGTAG
- a CDS encoding Flp family type IVb pilin, which produces MRLIRSFLADEAGATAIEYGLIAAGIALAIVTVVNNTGSALLNNKFNSISTSLK; this is translated from the coding sequence ATGCGTTTGATTAGGTCTTTCCTTGCCGATGAGGCTGGCGCCACCGCCATCGAGTACGGCCTGATCGCCGCCGGCATTGCGCTTGCCATCGTGACCGTCGTGAACAACACGGGCAGCGCGCTCCTCAACAACAAATTCAACTCGATCAGTACGTCGCTGAAGTAG